A single window of Deltaproteobacteria bacterium DNA harbors:
- a CDS encoding integration host factor subunit beta: MNKSQLIEALAKDQDLTIKNAELVVTHFFESIEEALAEGERVEIRGFGSFKVKNYQGYKGRNPKTGSIINVSEKRLPFFKVGKELKERVDA; this comes from the coding sequence ATGAACAAGTCCCAGTTGATTGAAGCCTTAGCCAAAGACCAGGACCTGACCATCAAAAATGCTGAATTAGTGGTAACCCACTTTTTTGAAAGCATTGAGGAGGCCCTGGCCGAGGGGGAGAGGGTTGAAATCCGCGGTTTTGGGAGTTTTAAGGTCAAAAATTATCAAGGATATAAAGGAAGAAACCCGAAAACCGGTTCCATAATCAATGTCTCCGAAAAAAGACTCCCTTTTTTTAAGGTCGGAAAAGAATTAAAAGAACGGGTTGATGCCTGA